The window TCTCCCGATAGGAGAGATCCTGGAAGTAAAACAGAACAACCGGAAGACGATACCGTTCCTCGAGCTTTTCCAGAGACTGATGAAGGGCAAGAGCATCGGCACTGAGAGCCGGCCGGCTCTCCGGCTCATAGAGCATCTCGTCGAAGGAGACTGCCCCTCTCGATTTCGTTCGCCGCCGCATCTGGCTATGACAGTGTCTTAAGATGCCAACAAGCCATCCTTTTACAAGTTCCACATCACGCAGACTCGAACGAGAACGATAAGCCTGCAAGAAAGCCTCCTGGGTCAATTCTTCCGCGTCTGTCCGCGAGCCAGTCCACCAGTAGGCGATCCCGAAGAGGAGCCTCTGGTGCTGCCTTACCCAATCGTTGAACATCTGGTCAGTGATCTGCACCGTAAACCGTCTTTCGATTGCCCGCTCTGCTTTCACCAATAAAGTGCATTCTGCCTTCCGTTTTATTCCAATGCTTTCTATCTTTTCTCGCAAATATTCTTCGCAAGGCCTAAATCCATAATTTCATGCGGATTGAATCGCATGAACTCGGAAGCGAATTGAACACCTCGAAGGTTTTCATACACAACAGCGGAAAACTTCCGGCGCTGAGGGAATAAACCGGCTCTCGCTCGACACTTCATTGACAGCAAAGACGAGCCGTATGGAGATTGTCTCGGTACGTATAGAAGGAGCAAATCAATGAAGCTCAAATGGATGCTACCCGTTCTACTGGTTACTTTGACGGCGGCTGCGCAAATTCCCTCTGGCATGGATCAGTTCATGCAGGTGATGCAGACGAGCATGACAAAGATGGATAAAGGCATGGCCGCCGCACCGATGACCGGAGACGTCGATCACGATTTCGCCACGATGATGACTCCCCATCATGAGGGTGCCATCGATATGGCCAAGGCGGAGCTGAGCTACGGAAAAGACCCCGTGATGCGCCGGCTCGCAGAAGAGATCATCGTCGATCAGGAATCCGAAATCGATGCCATGAACCTTTGGCTCAGCAAGAAACACTAACCATTACGCTCACCCTTACCTTCGAAAGAGAGACAAACGATGCGCTTCTTAGTGATTCCCGCACTCCTGACCGCTTGTGCGGTGTCCGGTCTAGCCCAAACCGCAGACCGCGTCTACACAGCCGACCAGACCTCGAATACGGTCTCGGTCATCGATCCTGCGACAAACAAATTCCTCGGCTCCATTCATCTCGGCGATGACGTGCCGGCGGCGCTGAGCCCCCTGTATCACGGCGAACTGCTGGTGCATGGCCTTGGTTTTTCCCCCGACCACAAGACGCTTGCCGTGGTCTCCATCGGCTCCAATTCCGTCACCTTCATCGACACGGAGACCAATACGGTCAAGGGAAAGGTCTATGTAGGCCGCTCTCCGCATGAGGCCTTTTTCCGGCCCAATGGTAAAGAGCTCTGGTTGGTGGTGCGCGGTGAAAACTATGTAAGCGTGATCGATCCGGTGAAGATGAAAGAAGTACGCCGCATCGAGACTGCGAACGGTCCAGGCATGGT is drawn from Acidicapsa acidisoli and contains these coding sequences:
- a CDS encoding RNA polymerase sigma factor; this translates as MKAERAIERRFTVQITDQMFNDWVRQHQRLLFGIAYWWTGSRTDAEELTQEAFLQAYRSRSSLRDVELVKGWLVGILRHCHSQMRRRTKSRGAVSFDEMLYEPESRPALSADALALHQSLEKLEERYRLPVVLFYFQDLSYREIAEALGLPIGTVMSRLARARQQLQELMKAPTKLVQMKKAKFL
- the copM gene encoding CopM family metallochaperone — protein: MKLKWMLPVLLVTLTAAAQIPSGMDQFMQVMQTSMTKMDKGMAAAPMTGDVDHDFATMMTPHHEGAIDMAKAELSYGKDPVMRRLAEEIIVDQESEIDAMNLWLSKKH